Proteins found in one Lycium ferocissimum isolate CSIRO_LF1 unplaced genomic scaffold, AGI_CSIRO_Lferr_CH_V1 ctg9652, whole genome shotgun sequence genomic segment:
- the LOC132046149 gene encoding protein RKD1-like → MGAGMWSEMSGGFGLSTQLPGIFGNQEKIMTNDRVEEIITEKGKQKMLSRETISKYFYMPIIQAAKELNIGVTFLKIRCRDLGIQRWPHRKLMSLQTLIKNVKELKRGEGNGMEQKWKDVIDSLEEEKKRMEEIPDMELEEKTKRLRQSCFKADHKRRKLMGMAKLQASFDTYCDSGPGSDNNAAIGYGHREEDDEDEVIKSLLADFTSGSPTLHD, encoded by the exons ATGGGTGCAGGGATGTGGAGTGAAATGAGCGGTGGATTTGGATTAAGTACCCAATTACCAGGAATTTTTggaaatcaagaaaagataatGACTAATGATCGTGTTGAGGAAATTATAACGGAAAAAGGGAAGCAAAAAATGTTGTCTCGAGAAACAATTTCAAAGTACTTTTATATGCCAATAATTCAAGCGGCCAAGGAACTTAATATTGGGGTGACATTTTTGAAGATAAGATGTAGGGATTTGGGAATTCAAAGGTGGCCACATAGGAAGTTAATGAGTCTTCAAACACTAATCAAGAATGTTAAG GAATTGAAGAGGGGGGAAGGAAATGGTATGGAACAAAAGTGGAAGGATGTGATAGATTCATtagaggaagagaagaaaaggatgGAAGAAATTCCAGACATGGAACTtgaggagaaaacaaagagattAAGGCAATCTTGTTTCAAGGCTGACCACAAGAGGAGGAAGCTTATGGGTATGGCGAAATTGCAGGCTTCTTTTGATACTTACTGCGATAGTGGTCCCGGTTCGGACAATAATGCTGCTATTGGTTATGGCCATAGagaggaagatgatgaagatgaagtcatTAAGTCTCTTCTTGCTGATTTCACTTCCGGTAGCCCAACCTTGCATGATtga